Proteins found in one Gordonia sp. PDNC005 genomic segment:
- a CDS encoding amino acid permease: protein MAGSPGRTGMRAAAAHNPGDIPVSIAPTAGSDEPATTSPSGDVNEPFYTPEGPALKRVMKSRHLFMITLAGVIGTGLFLGTGEVISSAGPGGTILAYIVGGVLLYLTMVCLGEMSAVMPVSGSFQAHATKYIGPGTGFAIGWVYWISWASFIGLEFTAAGITMKFWFPDTPTWVWSAFFIAVLFLVNCFTARSFAETEYALAAIKVLAVGFFIVLGILAITGVVKMDGMEAPGLANFTSHGGFFPVGFGAVFAAMMTVVYTFMGSEVMGVAAGETENPRKAIPKAVRTIVFRLVFLYLGSILILIALIPWQQLGLDESPFVTVFKAIGIPYAAGIMNFVILVAILSVGNTGLYMCTRILWSLAQEKAAPRVFGVTTKRGIPIWGLLFTLLFGLLSLMTEFVAADTVFVFLISISGVGGALCWMTIALSQYRFRKQYVKNGGDVKDLPYAAPFFPFTPIAVILMNGVVFVSMAFDATQRLSLVLGLACVPVCYAVYHWGIKPRIARDTAVAAAE from the coding sequence ATGGCGGGATCGCCGGGACGCACGGGAATGCGTGCCGCGGCCGCACACAATCCAGGAGACATCCCCGTGTCCATAGCCCCCACGGCCGGTTCCGACGAACCGGCCACCACCTCCCCGAGCGGCGACGTGAACGAGCCTTTCTACACTCCCGAAGGCCCCGCGCTCAAGCGCGTCATGAAAAGCCGCCACCTGTTCATGATCACCCTCGCCGGCGTCATCGGAACCGGCCTCTTCCTCGGCACCGGCGAAGTGATCAGCTCCGCAGGCCCCGGCGGGACGATCCTCGCCTACATCGTCGGTGGCGTCCTGCTGTACTTGACGATGGTGTGCCTCGGCGAGATGTCGGCGGTCATGCCCGTCAGCGGCTCCTTCCAGGCGCACGCCACCAAGTACATCGGCCCGGGCACCGGCTTCGCCATCGGCTGGGTGTATTGGATCAGCTGGGCGTCGTTCATCGGCCTCGAGTTCACCGCCGCAGGCATCACCATGAAGTTCTGGTTCCCCGACACCCCGACGTGGGTGTGGTCCGCCTTCTTCATCGCCGTCCTGTTCCTGGTCAACTGCTTCACCGCCCGATCGTTCGCCGAGACCGAGTACGCACTCGCGGCCATCAAGGTCCTCGCCGTCGGCTTCTTCATCGTCCTCGGCATCCTCGCCATCACCGGCGTCGTCAAGATGGACGGAATGGAGGCCCCCGGCCTCGCGAACTTCACCTCGCACGGCGGATTCTTCCCCGTAGGCTTCGGCGCAGTGTTCGCCGCGATGATGACCGTGGTCTACACGTTCATGGGCTCCGAGGTGATGGGCGTCGCCGCAGGCGAGACGGAGAATCCCCGCAAGGCGATCCCCAAGGCAGTCCGCACGATCGTGTTCCGCCTCGTCTTCCTCTACCTGGGTTCCATCCTCATCCTGATCGCCCTCATCCCGTGGCAGCAGCTCGGCCTGGACGAGAGCCCGTTCGTGACCGTCTTCAAGGCGATCGGCATCCCCTACGCCGCGGGCATCATGAACTTCGTCATCCTGGTCGCCATCCTGTCGGTCGGCAACACCGGTCTCTACATGTGCACCCGCATCCTGTGGTCGCTCGCGCAGGAGAAGGCGGCACCCCGCGTCTTCGGCGTCACCACCAAGCGCGGCATCCCGATCTGGGGCCTGCTCTTCACCCTGCTGTTCGGCCTGCTCTCCCTGATGACCGAGTTCGTCGCCGCCGACACCGTGTTCGTGTTCCTCATCTCGATCAGCGGTGTCGGCGGCGCTCTCTGCTGGATGACGATCGCGCTGTCGCAGTACCGATTCCGCAAGCAGTACGTCAAGAACGGCGGTGATGTGAAGGACCTCCCGTACGCCGCCCCGTTCTTCCCCTTCACCCCGATCGCCGTGATCCTCATGAACGGAGTCGTGTTCGTCTCGATGGCCTTCGACGCGACACAGCGACTGTCCCTCGTCCTCGGTCTCGCCTGCGTGCCGGTCTGCTACGCCGTCTACCACTGGGGCATCAAGCCGCGCATCGCACGTGACACAGCCGTGGCGGCCGCGGAATGA
- a CDS encoding TetR/AcrR family transcriptional regulator: protein MTKDSADRREGILKATLDIIKEAGIDRVRGADVAKRVGVSVGLVFYHFENLETLIVAALQYAASRDIEHRDAALAASSADVTERLDAMLREYGPSGSEFGWRLWVQAWSASLRDPTLRAVVHDLDAGWRDVLIEIIDDGVAQGVFTCPDPAGATWRLTAMLDGLAVQHVVFDDVVTVAQIREWTQLALTRELGI, encoded by the coding sequence ATGACGAAGGATTCCGCCGATCGGCGTGAGGGGATTCTCAAGGCGACCCTCGACATCATCAAGGAGGCCGGCATCGACCGTGTTCGCGGCGCGGATGTCGCTAAGCGCGTCGGGGTGAGCGTCGGCCTCGTGTTTTACCACTTCGAGAATCTCGAGACGCTGATCGTCGCCGCATTGCAGTATGCGGCGAGTCGGGACATCGAGCACCGTGACGCCGCGCTCGCGGCGTCGTCAGCGGACGTCACGGAGCGGTTGGACGCGATGCTGCGCGAATACGGCCCCTCCGGCTCGGAGTTCGGCTGGCGACTGTGGGTGCAGGCATGGTCGGCGAGCTTGCGCGATCCGACTCTGCGTGCCGTCGTTCACGATCTCGATGCGGGCTGGCGTGATGTCCTCATCGAGATCATCGACGACGGTGTGGCGCAGGGGGTGTTCACCTGTCCGGACCCGGCGGGGGCGACGTGGCGCCTCACCGCGATGCTCGACGGTCTGGCCGTCCAGCACGTGGTCTTCGACGACGTGGTCACGGTCGCGCAGATTCGAGAGTGGACGCAGCTGGCGTTGACTCGCGAACTGGGCATCTGA
- a CDS encoding Glu/Leu/Phe/Val dehydrogenase dimerization domain-containing protein, whose amino-acid sequence MSLTLPNAIDASFGVRDDNAFFEIVWHDTESDATGYVVIDQLVRGVSSGGLRMRAGCTLDEVRGLARGMTLKEGVHYEPGARYVPLGGAKGGIDFDPYSPEADGVLRRFLQATAPIIDTRWTMGEDFGVQQTTIDRLLPEVGLRSSIQAAERVVDDPEAARARMATAFNSVVDGVSLDELVGGYGVAKAALAAMARRDMAPADTTAVIQGFGSMGGATARYLAEVGVRVVGIVDVEGVVYNAAGLDVEELLLTRSAKGNVDRTKLRDGDSCLDSSEWLSIETDVLVPAAISYCINEGNQDQVRARLVVEAANMPVTPEAEALLSARGIEVSPDFVANSATNAWWWWVFFGDVDGSPEQSFAKINDRITALSDEMFDIAAAEGVSLRAAAFEMASRKLAAISDEFPIY is encoded by the coding sequence ATGTCCCTGACACTTCCCAACGCCATCGACGCATCGTTCGGCGTACGCGACGACAATGCCTTCTTCGAGATCGTCTGGCACGACACCGAGAGCGACGCCACCGGCTACGTCGTCATCGACCAGTTGGTTCGTGGAGTCTCGTCCGGAGGACTGCGCATGCGTGCGGGCTGCACCCTCGACGAAGTCCGCGGCCTCGCCCGCGGGATGACCCTCAAAGAGGGCGTCCACTACGAGCCGGGCGCACGCTACGTTCCGCTCGGCGGCGCCAAGGGCGGAATCGACTTCGATCCGTACAGCCCCGAGGCCGACGGTGTCCTGCGCCGTTTCCTGCAGGCCACCGCTCCGATCATCGACACCCGCTGGACGATGGGCGAGGATTTCGGAGTCCAGCAGACCACCATCGATCGACTCCTCCCCGAGGTGGGACTCCGCAGTTCCATCCAGGCCGCAGAGCGGGTCGTCGACGATCCCGAAGCCGCCCGCGCCCGGATGGCCACGGCGTTCAACAGCGTCGTCGACGGTGTGAGCCTCGACGAGTTGGTCGGCGGCTACGGCGTGGCCAAGGCCGCCCTCGCGGCGATGGCCCGCCGCGACATGGCACCGGCCGACACCACCGCGGTGATTCAAGGCTTCGGCTCGATGGGCGGCGCGACGGCGCGCTACCTCGCCGAAGTAGGAGTGCGCGTCGTCGGCATCGTCGATGTCGAGGGCGTGGTCTACAACGCAGCCGGTCTGGACGTCGAAGAGCTGCTTCTCACGCGCAGCGCCAAGGGCAACGTCGACCGCACCAAACTCCGCGACGGCGACAGCTGCCTGGACTCGTCGGAGTGGCTCTCGATCGAGACCGACGTCCTCGTGCCGGCCGCCATCTCGTACTGCATCAACGAAGGCAACCAGGACCAGGTCCGCGCTCGTCTCGTGGTGGAAGCGGCCAACATGCCGGTCACGCCGGAAGCCGAAGCGCTGCTCAGCGCACGCGGCATCGAGGTCTCGCCCGACTTCGTCGCCAACTCGGCGACGAACGCCTGGTGGTGGTGGGTCTTCTTCGGCGACGTCGACGGCAGCCCCGAGCAGTCGTTCGCCAAGATCAATGACCGCATCACCGCGCTGAGCGACGAGATGTTCGACATCGCCGCCGCCGAGGGCGTCTCCCTCCGCGCCGCCGCATTCGAGATGGCCTCGCGCAAGTTGGCCGCGATCTCCGACGAGTTCCCGATCTACTGA
- a CDS encoding thiamine pyrophosphate-binding protein, translated as MSASVLRSGGGAVVDALVAHGVDTVFGIPGTHNLAIYAALEASSIKHVTPRHEQGAGYAADGYARLSGRPGVVVTTTGPAILNASAAAAQAYSDSVPVLFIAPGMPSDHPSGYNGLLHEVRSQIDAMSAVVAHAQRVTSVAEIPHAVAQCFAAMTTGRPRPAYLEIPLDLLEAQAEVVAEAPVTVPSIVPAESVVAAAAEVVASAQRPLIVAGGGASRAASEVLAFAEKFDAPVVTTANGKAVVREDHPLALGAGVPLEVTLDLVRDCDVVLAVGTELAPADWWWGPMPATRLVRIDIDPLAVATNAIPEVAVVGDAAAVLADLTERLAPVTGRADRGADRAAAWRPRLTEDARTIGAAYVGLAESLAEVLDDDAVIVADQTMSCYYGLMGNLPRYAPRSFMYPSGLGTLGYSLPAGIGAMVSTPGRQVVAVIGDGGVMFSLPELATAAQAGIALPVVVVDNGGYGEIRNEMVDRDETPIAVDLPTPDFAGVARALGCHGVDAASYAEVGPAVREAFAADRPTLIYVREPAV; from the coding sequence ATGTCAGCTAGTGTTCTCCGCTCGGGAGGCGGCGCCGTCGTCGACGCGCTGGTCGCTCACGGTGTCGACACCGTCTTCGGCATCCCCGGCACGCACAACCTCGCGATCTATGCCGCGCTCGAGGCGTCGTCGATCAAGCACGTCACTCCCCGCCACGAGCAGGGAGCGGGCTACGCGGCCGACGGCTATGCACGACTGTCCGGCCGACCGGGCGTAGTCGTGACGACCACCGGGCCGGCGATCCTCAACGCATCGGCTGCTGCGGCACAGGCGTACTCGGACTCGGTTCCAGTCCTGTTCATCGCACCCGGCATGCCGTCGGATCATCCGAGCGGCTACAACGGCCTGCTGCACGAGGTGCGCAGCCAGATCGACGCGATGTCGGCCGTCGTCGCCCACGCGCAGCGCGTGACCAGCGTCGCGGAGATCCCGCACGCCGTCGCGCAGTGCTTCGCCGCGATGACCACCGGGCGTCCGCGTCCGGCGTACCTGGAGATCCCGCTCGACCTGCTCGAAGCGCAGGCAGAGGTCGTGGCGGAGGCGCCGGTCACCGTGCCGTCGATCGTCCCGGCGGAATCGGTCGTGGCCGCAGCCGCCGAGGTGGTCGCGTCCGCGCAGCGCCCGTTGATCGTGGCAGGAGGCGGCGCGAGCCGCGCCGCCTCGGAGGTGTTGGCGTTCGCCGAGAAGTTCGACGCTCCGGTCGTCACGACGGCCAACGGCAAGGCCGTTGTACGCGAGGATCATCCGTTGGCCCTGGGCGCTGGAGTGCCGCTCGAGGTGACTCTAGACCTGGTCCGCGACTGCGACGTCGTGCTCGCGGTCGGCACCGAACTCGCGCCGGCCGACTGGTGGTGGGGCCCGATGCCCGCGACCCGCCTGGTTCGCATCGACATCGATCCGCTTGCGGTCGCGACCAACGCGATCCCCGAGGTCGCCGTGGTCGGCGACGCCGCGGCCGTCCTCGCCGACCTCACCGAGCGGCTCGCCCCGGTGACCGGCAGGGCTGACCGCGGTGCCGACCGCGCGGCCGCGTGGCGCCCCAGGCTCACCGAGGACGCACGCACCATCGGTGCGGCGTACGTCGGACTCGCCGAGTCCCTCGCGGAGGTTCTGGACGACGACGCTGTGATCGTCGCCGACCAGACGATGTCGTGCTACTACGGCTTGATGGGCAACCTCCCGCGCTACGCACCGCGGTCGTTCATGTACCCGTCCGGTCTCGGCACCCTCGGGTACTCGCTGCCCGCGGGCATCGGTGCGATGGTGTCGACGCCCGGTCGACAGGTTGTCGCGGTGATCGGCGATGGCGGCGTGATGTTCTCGCTGCCCGAGCTCGCGACTGCGGCCCAGGCCGGCATCGCCCTGCCCGTGGTGGTCGTCGACAACGGCGGCTACGGCGAGATCCGTAACGAGATGGTGGACCGGGACGAGACGCCGATCGCGGTGGACCTCCCGACGCCGGACTTCGCCGGTGTCGCACGGGCCCTGGGCTGCCACGGCGTCGACGCCGCGTCGTACGCGGAGGTGGGTCCCGCCGTTCGTGAGGCTTTCGCCGCCGATCGTCCGACTCTGATCTACGTGCGCGAGCCCGCTGTCTGA
- a CDS encoding cytosine permease has product MRTRKAVTDETVLHEPTAAVDDATLNELPLTRRERIWGFWDYSVVNIGLAVATWAFLQGAAVAYYVGAKQAIATIAIGYGIAVFFVALAPCLPAAKYGVEQFIGLRSVFGSVGARVVMVFMSTLLAAAWSAVLAIMLGHGMVNALSHMFGWHLSDSTTTLSIIAVGAVVVSWLILSRGPVSVERVCQVIAPLLILIIIAILIMVLRRDTWDHIASLAPLDPAEDSHVSFMLAIEINIAGGFAWWPNMGNLARLTRTSRSAFWPNFLGIFGASVVAAVVGVFAALTLKLEDPTEWMIPLIGSTFGVLALLVVALANITAILSQGYASMVALRGGGGRLLRGVSWPALITVILGPAVILVFFPQAVYDNYSQFLSWGALFLAPLCGVQIVDYFLLRRGRLDVRQLYADTADSGYGYWRGVNVCAFASVGLGVLVYCLLLNPITYEPASIFKYTTASVPSFIVAGLAHYVLTRAVVIPAGLGLYSPTARTVAADA; this is encoded by the coding sequence ATGAGAACCCGCAAAGCCGTCACCGACGAGACCGTCCTGCACGAACCCACCGCCGCTGTCGACGACGCGACACTCAACGAGCTCCCCCTCACACGCCGCGAACGAATCTGGGGCTTCTGGGACTACTCCGTGGTCAACATCGGGCTCGCCGTCGCCACCTGGGCGTTCCTTCAAGGCGCCGCCGTCGCGTACTACGTCGGCGCCAAGCAGGCCATCGCGACGATCGCCATCGGCTACGGAATCGCCGTCTTCTTCGTCGCGTTGGCGCCGTGCCTGCCCGCGGCCAAGTATGGAGTCGAGCAGTTCATCGGTCTGCGCAGCGTGTTCGGAAGTGTCGGCGCCCGGGTGGTCATGGTCTTCATGTCCACTCTGCTCGCAGCCGCTTGGTCTGCCGTGCTCGCCATCATGCTCGGGCACGGCATGGTCAACGCACTCAGTCACATGTTCGGCTGGCACTTGTCCGACTCGACCACGACGCTGTCGATCATCGCGGTGGGCGCAGTCGTCGTCTCGTGGCTCATCCTGTCGCGCGGCCCGGTCTCGGTCGAACGGGTCTGCCAGGTGATCGCCCCGCTGCTGATCTTGATCATCATCGCAATCCTCATCATGGTTCTGCGCCGCGACACCTGGGATCACATCGCTTCGCTCGCGCCGCTCGACCCAGCGGAGGACTCGCACGTCAGCTTCATGCTCGCCATCGAGATCAACATCGCGGGCGGGTTCGCCTGGTGGCCCAACATGGGCAATCTCGCCCGCCTCACACGAACGTCCCGATCCGCGTTCTGGCCCAACTTCCTCGGCATCTTCGGCGCATCCGTGGTGGCGGCCGTCGTCGGCGTCTTCGCGGCCCTCACGCTCAAGCTGGAGGACCCCACCGAGTGGATGATCCCGCTGATCGGCAGCACATTCGGCGTGCTCGCACTCCTGGTGGTGGCCTTGGCCAACATCACCGCGATCCTGTCACAGGGATACGCCTCGATGGTCGCACTGCGCGGCGGCGGCGGACGCCTGCTCCGCGGCGTCTCGTGGCCCGCGCTCATCACCGTGATCCTCGGCCCGGCGGTGATTCTCGTGTTCTTCCCCCAGGCCGTCTACGACAATTACAGCCAGTTCTTGTCGTGGGGCGCCCTCTTCCTCGCGCCGTTGTGCGGCGTCCAGATCGTCGACTACTTCCTCCTGCGGCGGGGCCGGTTGGACGTCAGGCAACTGTATGCCGACACCGCGGACTCGGGATACGGCTACTGGCGTGGCGTGAATGTATGCGCCTTCGCATCGGTCGGCCTCGGTGTTCTGGTCTACTGCCTGCTCCTCAACCCGATCACGTACGAGCCGGCGAGCATCTTCAAATACACGACGGCCTCTGTACCGTCGTTCATCGTCGCGGGACTCGCGCACTACGTTCTGACACGCGCAGTTGTGATCCCAGCCGGACTCGGGCTGTACTCGCCCACGGCCCGGACCGTCGCAGCCGACGCGTGA
- a CDS encoding NAD(P)/FAD-dependent oxidoreductase — protein sequence MSHSETNSARDVDHVGVAIIGAGYAGLSAALALVDEGVDAVVLEGADRVGGRTLSEVRPTGVVVDHGGQWVGPTQTRLLALAERFGVSIFPTFWAGDHLEIWADGGVNRYRGAGPDEGEGLHEYEEHIKVLDALAATIDLQNPPASPNAAALDEETVASYLLREVPCEGARRRFALAVEGVWACETAHVSMLHFLFYIAAAGTFDELMETDGCAQDSRFVGGAQAPAKAVATHLGDRVRLGWCADRVTVVDDGILVETSAGTVHASHVIVTLPPQAAGAVRFDPPLPPAKARFVDRSVMGDVAKVHVTYPKPFWRAEGLSGQATVYDERETGVVFDNSPDDASSGVLVAFVYGRRVDPWAQLDADARRAAILTTLTDLFGDRAGEPVDYVEKIWSVDPWIRGAYAANPTPGAWSSYGEQGWRRPTGRIHWAGSETSSVWNGYIDGAIASGQRAAQEILDCLG from the coding sequence ATGTCACACTCAGAGACGAATTCGGCACGCGACGTCGACCATGTGGGCGTCGCGATCATCGGGGCAGGCTACGCGGGACTCTCGGCGGCGCTGGCACTTGTCGACGAGGGCGTGGACGCGGTGGTCCTCGAAGGCGCCGACCGCGTCGGTGGCCGGACGCTGTCGGAGGTTCGTCCCACCGGAGTTGTCGTCGATCACGGCGGGCAGTGGGTCGGGCCGACGCAGACCCGACTGCTCGCGCTCGCGGAACGCTTCGGTGTCTCCATCTTCCCGACGTTCTGGGCCGGCGATCACCTGGAGATCTGGGCCGACGGCGGCGTCAACCGGTATCGGGGCGCGGGGCCGGACGAAGGCGAAGGTCTCCACGAGTACGAAGAGCACATCAAGGTGCTCGACGCGCTGGCGGCGACCATCGACCTGCAGAATCCGCCCGCGTCGCCGAATGCCGCGGCGCTCGATGAGGAGACGGTCGCGTCGTATCTGCTGCGCGAGGTGCCCTGCGAGGGCGCGCGCCGCCGGTTCGCGCTGGCTGTCGAAGGCGTGTGGGCGTGCGAGACCGCACACGTCTCGATGCTGCACTTCCTCTTCTACATCGCCGCGGCCGGAACCTTCGACGAGCTCATGGAGACCGACGGCTGTGCGCAGGACTCACGGTTCGTCGGCGGCGCGCAGGCGCCGGCGAAGGCTGTCGCCACGCACCTGGGCGACCGCGTTCGGCTCGGGTGGTGCGCCGACCGTGTCACGGTGGTCGACGACGGGATCCTCGTCGAGACGTCCGCGGGCACCGTCCACGCGTCGCATGTGATCGTCACCCTTCCGCCACAGGCGGCGGGTGCAGTCCGGTTCGATCCGCCGTTGCCACCTGCCAAGGCGAGATTCGTCGACCGGAGCGTGATGGGCGATGTTGCGAAAGTGCACGTCACCTACCCGAAACCGTTCTGGCGCGCCGAGGGACTCAGCGGTCAGGCGACCGTGTACGACGAGCGGGAGACAGGCGTCGTGTTCGACAACTCGCCCGACGACGCGAGCTCGGGAGTCCTGGTCGCATTCGTGTACGGCCGGAGGGTCGATCCGTGGGCGCAGCTGGACGCCGATGCGCGCCGCGCCGCGATCCTGACGACGCTGACCGATCTGTTCGGAGACCGTGCAGGCGAACCGGTCGACTACGTCGAGAAGATCTGGTCGGTCGACCCGTGGATCCGTGGCGCCTACGCCGCCAATCCAACACCCGGCGCGTGGTCGTCCTACGGCGAGCAAGGGTGGCGTCGCCCGACAGGGCGCATCCACTGGGCGGGGTCGGAGACGTCGAGCGTGTGGAACGGCTACATCGACGGAGCGATCGCGTCAGGACAGCGAGCTGCGCAGGAAATCCTGGACTGTCTCGGGTAG
- a CDS encoding TetR/AcrR family transcriptional regulator has protein sequence MPRPSVEAERREQILSAACEVIADRGMQSLRLSDVAKRAGVSSGTVHYYFDTKRDVVNAAFELNYERSIEGRRAMLDGDQTDSLATLRALAHSNLPVTEASIRAWRVWAELWAEGMRDETLQDINARLYGQWRELVRDLVAHGQDRGQIVEGDADVFADVLVSMIDGMSIQNLMHAPEMPLDRMIARIDSYLDAITA, from the coding sequence GTGCCACGACCGAGTGTCGAAGCGGAACGCCGCGAGCAGATCCTGTCGGCGGCGTGCGAGGTGATCGCCGACCGCGGCATGCAGTCACTGCGCCTGTCGGACGTCGCCAAGCGCGCCGGAGTCTCGTCGGGCACCGTCCACTACTACTTCGACACGAAGCGGGACGTGGTCAACGCCGCGTTCGAGTTGAATTACGAGCGTTCCATCGAGGGACGACGCGCGATGCTCGACGGCGACCAGACGGACTCGCTCGCAACTCTCCGCGCCCTCGCGCACAGCAATCTGCCCGTGACCGAGGCGTCGATCCGGGCGTGGCGGGTCTGGGCCGAGCTGTGGGCTGAGGGCATGCGTGACGAGACGTTGCAAGACATCAACGCGCGCCTCTACGGCCAGTGGCGGGAACTGGTCCGGGACCTCGTCGCCCATGGTCAGGATCGCGGTCAGATCGTCGAGGGCGACGCCGACGTGTTCGCCGATGTGCTGGTATCGATGATCGACGGGATGAGCATTCAGAACCTGATGCACGCTCCCGAGATGCCTCTCGACCGGATGATCGCGCGCATCGACTCCTACCTCGACGCGATCACCGCCTGA
- a CDS encoding acyl-CoA dehydrogenase family protein, with product MSTVNIPAFPLTDEQKQIIELCHDFAEKEIRPRGREVDEADTVTPVDIFRKAAQVGIADFMIPTEYGGGGMTDVFTQCLVQEELCWGDPGIGNLVCSNGFFSDPLMVLGTEEQKRKWLPPTTGPDAIMTSLATTEPGSGSDAASIITTATKVDGGYKINGQKAWISNAGAAEQYVVFAKTDKTKRSAGVTAFMFKKDTPGVSFGEPMKKMGQRAIVCREVFFDDMFVPDEDRLGDEGQGFYGLMGTFDISRVVLGAAAVGAARAAYEYALNYARERKQFGVPIIEHQAVAFRLAEMATRIESARLLVHHAARVIDSGQRATGLAAMCKLQASETAMFVTHAAVQTLGGWGYSREFPVEQWMRDVKLEEIEEGTSDIMKLVISRNLD from the coding sequence ATGAGCACCGTGAACATCCCCGCATTCCCGTTGACCGACGAGCAGAAGCAGATCATCGAGCTCTGCCACGATTTCGCCGAGAAGGAGATCCGCCCGCGCGGCCGTGAGGTCGACGAGGCCGACACCGTCACTCCGGTCGACATCTTCCGCAAGGCCGCACAGGTCGGCATCGCCGACTTCATGATCCCCACCGAGTACGGCGGCGGCGGCATGACCGACGTCTTCACCCAGTGCCTCGTGCAGGAGGAACTGTGCTGGGGCGATCCCGGCATCGGCAACCTCGTCTGCTCGAACGGCTTCTTCTCCGACCCGCTCATGGTCCTCGGCACCGAGGAGCAGAAGCGCAAGTGGCTGCCGCCGACCACCGGCCCCGACGCGATCATGACCTCGCTTGCCACCACCGAGCCCGGTTCGGGTTCGGATGCGGCGTCGATCATCACCACTGCGACCAAGGTCGACGGCGGATACAAGATCAACGGCCAGAAGGCGTGGATCTCCAATGCGGGCGCCGCCGAGCAGTACGTCGTCTTCGCCAAGACCGACAAGACCAAGCGGTCGGCCGGCGTCACCGCCTTCATGTTCAAGAAGGACACCCCCGGCGTCTCGTTCGGTGAGCCGATGAAGAAGATGGGCCAGCGCGCCATCGTCTGCCGCGAGGTGTTCTTCGACGACATGTTCGTGCCGGACGAGGATCGCCTCGGCGACGAGGGCCAGGGCTTCTACGGCCTCATGGGCACGTTCGACATCTCGCGCGTGGTGCTCGGCGCCGCCGCTGTCGGCGCCGCACGCGCAGCGTACGAGTACGCCCTGAACTACGCCCGCGAGCGCAAGCAGTTCGGCGTCCCGATCATCGAGCACCAGGCCGTCGCGTTCCGTCTCGCCGAGATGGCCACCCGCATCGAGTCGGCCCGACTGCTGGTCCACCACGCCGCCCGCGTCATCGACAGCGGCCAGCGCGCCACCGGCCTCGCCGCCATGTGCAAGCTGCAGGCTTCCGAGACCGCCATGTTCGTCACCCACGCGGCCGTCCAGACGCTCGGCGGCTGGGGCTACTCCCGCGAGTTCCCCGTCGAGCAGTGGATGCGCGACGTGAAGCTCGAGGAGATCGAAGAGGGCACCTCGGACATCATGAAGCTCGTGATCTCGCGCAACCTGGACTGA